AAACCGCCAATCGTCGGGCAGTCGGTGCCGGGCGACGACCGGCGGCACCGTCCAGTCCCCCTCCGCCGGCGGCTCAGTCGTGAACCGGTTCGTCGGGTGGCCCGCGTCGACGACGAAGCCGCCATCTTCGAACGTCGCGACGCCGACGCCGCTGCGTCCGCCCCGCCCCATCGCCGGCGCGTGCGGTCGAACCCGCGGCTCGAGGTCGTGTGCTGCTGCCGTCGCCGCGAACACGGAGAGCGCGATCTGGGTGCCGCTGCCGAGACCGACGTGGCGGGGAAGCCGCTCCTCGAGGGTCACGGCGACTCCGGAGACGTCGAGCACGTCGACGGCTCGCTCGGCGTACTCGCGAACCAGCGGATCGTCCGCATCGACGGTCGCTGCCGGCTCGGCGGTGATGGTGACCCGCGGCTCCTCAAGGCCGACCCCGATCCCGCCGTAGAGCCGTCTGCGGGCGAGCGAGAGGTTCTGAAAGCCGACGTGGATCCGCGCACCGGCGCTGACGGTTGCCGTCGCCATGTCCGTGCTAGCGGTACGAACGCCCCCGGGAAGGGGGTTTCGACGCTGGCAACGCCTGACGGCGATCGCATCCCCGGAAGCGAAACCACCCGCGCCATTTAGTAGCCCGTCCGTCGTGGGTCGTGACATCACATGTCGAACACCGAAGTCGACCGGATCCCGGTCACCGTCGTTAGTGGGTATCTCGGCGCCGGCAAGACGACGCTCGTCAACCACCTGCTGACGAACGCCGCGGGTCGGGAGATCGCGGTCATCGTCAACGACATGGGCGAGGTCAACGTCGACGCGGACCTGATCGCCCGCGAGAACGAAGAGGAGGGGATCGTCGATCTCTCGAACGGCTGTATCTGCTGCCGATTACAGGGGGATCTCCTCGACGAAACCCGACGACTCGCGGAGAGCCGGGAGTTCGAGTACCTGCTCGTCGAGTCCTCCGGGATCAGCGAGCCGATCCCGGTGGCCCGGGTGTTCACGGAGGGGACCGAGGAGAGCGAGATCGATCCGACGGAGCTGTTCGAGCTGGATACGACGGTCACCGTCCTCGACACCTACGGCTTCTGGAAGGAGTTCGACGCCGGCGAGTCCCTGCCCGAACACGCCCAGCCGGACGAGCAACGGCCGCTGAGCGAGGTCCTCGTCGAGAGTATCGAGTTCTGCGACGTCCTCCTGCTGAACAAGACCGATATGATCCCCGACGACGTTCTCGAGGAGATCGAAGCCGTCGTGGATCGGCTTCAGCCCGGCGCCGAGCGAGTCCGCACGAGCCACTGCGAGGTCGATCCCGACCTCGTGCTGGGAACCGGTCGGTTCGACTTCGAGGAGGCGAAGCGGTCGCAGGGGTGGAAACGCGAGCTGCGCGGCGACGGTCACGATCACGGTGGACGCGCCCGTTCGCACGCCCACGACCAGCGCGCTGCCGACCTCCACGGCGTCTCGTCGTTCGTTTTCCGAGCCGACGAGCCGTTTCGTCCCGACGAACTGGGCGACTGGCTCGAGGAGTGGGACGGCTCGATCGTCCGGGCGAAGGGCGTCTGTCACGTCGCCGGCCGCGACGAGGTGATCGGACTCAGTCAGGCCGGTCCGTCGGTGCAGGCGGGGCCGATCGGCGAGTGGCGGCCGGACGACGACCGACGGACGCAGCTGGTGTTTATCGGCCGCGAGATGGACGAAGCGCGGATCCGCGAGGAACTCGAGGCGATGCTCGTCGCGACGGACGAACAGGTCGAAGACCAGAACTGGGCCGATCCGTTCCCGCTATGATTCCAGTTCGTCGCTGAGTTCGTCCCAGGATTCGTGGAAGCCGTGGGTCGACTGGGAGGTCGCCGTCGCCGTAATGGCGTTCTGGTAGACGTCGTCGTACTCGAGCAACTGCCCCCAGCCGTCGGTGAACGAGTAGTTACAGTACTGGCACACGGAGCGAGATAACACCGGAATCGATATACGCCTTTCTGTCACCGCGTTCCTCGAGCGCTCGTCGCCGAAGGAATCGGCTCGATGGCCGATCCAAAAGTCCATAACGGTGCGCTACCGAGGGCGCCTACTCGACGGCACTCCGCCGAGAGACGATCATGAACACGAAGCGAAACGGCGCGTACGTTGGCGGTACGACCGACGTAGTCGAACGCTCCTGTGACCACTGCGACTGGCACGCAGTCGACGACACGTACCCCGGCCTGATCGAGCGGTATCAGGACCACCTCCGGGAGGCGCACCCGAAAGTCTGGCTTCGACGCTAACGAGTGACGTATACGTGGTATAGTACCAACTGAAACGGTTTTCACACCGATCGCACTGTCCGCGGTTCGGAGCGAGCGAAGCAAGCGAGAACCGCGCTCCCGTCGTGCGATCGGGTGTGCACTGACTGTCAGTGGCTACTATATTCCGTTAGCGGTTGAAAACACGCGCCGCCGACAATAACGGCCAAATCAGACTTATCCAGCCGTAACACGCTATTACCCTCTACTATCGCGTGGAAGTATTATTTACGCCCCTAGCTAGTCAATACCATGCCTTTCGCAGACTGGCGGCGCTCCCTCGCGGGGGTGACGATCGAACAGTGGTTTGGGGTGTTGCTCCTCGTGGGGCTGGGAGTACTGCTGCTCGATTTCGCGCGTCGCATCGTCCTCGGCGACCTCCGGTTCGGCACGCTTTCGGTGTTTCTCTGGCGAGGGCTCGTCGACGGAGTCATCATCGCGCTCGCCGCCGTCGGACTGTCGATGACGTACGCTATTCTCAGATTCGCGAACTTCTCGCACGGCGATCTCGTCACTACCGGTGCGTTCCTGGGGTGGACTAGCGCCTACGTCGTCGGGGGACTCGGGATCGCCGAGTTCGGGTCGACCGTTCTCCTGAACGCCGACAGCGGGACCTCTGCCCGCGAACTCGACATGCACCTGTTCGGGGCACCGCTCGCGATCGTCGCCGGGTTACTCGTCGCGGCGATCGGAACGATCCTCGTCGCGCTGGCGATCGATCGATTGGTGTACAAGCGCATGCGAAACGCCGGCGGGATCCCACTGTTGATCGCGAGCGTCGGCATCGCGCTGGCGCTTCGGTACGTCATCGTGTTCTTCTACGGGGAGCAGACGCGCGGTGTGACCAGGAGTTCGCCGACGGTCGAACACGAGTTACTCTTCTGGACCGATTCGCTGGACGTCCACCAGTCTACCCTCGTCGTGATCGGCGTGGCACTGATGAT
This DNA window, taken from Natronococcus sp. CG52, encodes the following:
- a CDS encoding beta-ribofuranosylaminobenzene 5'-phosphate synthase family protein gives rise to the protein MATATVSAGARIHVGFQNLSLARRRLYGGIGVGLEEPRVTITAEPAATVDADDPLVREYAERAVDVLDVSGVAVTLEERLPRHVGLGSGTQIALSVFAATAAAHDLEPRVRPHAPAMGRGGRSGVGVATFEDGGFVVDAGHPTNRFTTEPPAEGDWTVPPVVARHRLPDDWRFLVVVPDAEPGRSGENEDASMRAVVERADPAVADEIAGVVTRKLLPAAAEGRLEAFGDAVAEIGRKNGAWYADAQGGVFRPPAGELVEALEGCPVLSGVGQSSWGPVVYGLTDRRHAAEARAAARKALEGRGLEGSVVLAAPAASGAEIDSGSGR
- a CDS encoding branched-chain amino acid ABC transporter permease, producing MPFADWRRSLAGVTIEQWFGVLLLVGLGVLLLDFARRIVLGDLRFGTLSVFLWRGLVDGVIIALAAVGLSMTYAILRFANFSHGDLVTTGAFLGWTSAYVVGGLGIAEFGSTVLLNADSGTSARELDMHLFGAPLAIVAGLLVAAIGTILVALAIDRLVYKRMRNAGGIPLLIASVGIALALRYVIVFFYGEQTRGVTRSSPTVEHELLFWTDSLDVHQSTLVVIGVALMIALHLLLQYTKLGKAMRAMADNRDLALITGIPTERVILMTWIIGAGLTGTAGYLIVLEQETLSFNTGWFLLLLIFSAVILGGIGSIYGAIAGGLIIGLATNVSLVWIPGDLTEVAAFTLMILILLFRPSGIFGGVETA
- a CDS encoding CobW family GTP-binding protein is translated as MSNTEVDRIPVTVVSGYLGAGKTTLVNHLLTNAAGREIAVIVNDMGEVNVDADLIARENEEEGIVDLSNGCICCRLQGDLLDETRRLAESREFEYLLVESSGISEPIPVARVFTEGTEESEIDPTELFELDTTVTVLDTYGFWKEFDAGESLPEHAQPDEQRPLSEVLVESIEFCDVLLLNKTDMIPDDVLEEIEAVVDRLQPGAERVRTSHCEVDPDLVLGTGRFDFEEAKRSQGWKRELRGDGHDHGGRARSHAHDQRAADLHGVSSFVFRADEPFRPDELGDWLEEWDGSIVRAKGVCHVAGRDEVIGLSQAGPSVQAGPIGEWRPDDDRRTQLVFIGREMDEARIREELEAMLVATDEQVEDQNWADPFPL